A DNA window from Methanomassiliicoccus sp. contains the following coding sequences:
- a CDS encoding lipoate protein ligase C-terminal domain-containing protein, with protein MLEATARRKVPGGKLLAVRLKHDGLHITDAEVSGDFFLYPEESIVSLEKVLIGLPVAADEEELIAAISEAMGDGHITALGFDARSLAAVVLEALR; from the coding sequence GTGTTGGAGGCAACCGCCCGGCGCAAGGTCCCCGGGGGCAAGCTCCTCGCGGTCCGCCTTAAGCATGATGGCCTCCACATCACCGATGCCGAGGTCTCGGGGGATTTCTTTCTCTATCCTGAGGAGTCCATTGTTTCCCTGGAGAAGGTACTGATCGGCCTTCCCGTAGCCGCTGACGAGGAGGAGCTGATCGCGGCCATCTCAGAGGCGATGGGGGACGGGCACATTACCGCCTTGGGCTTCGACGCGCGGTCCCTCGCCGCGGTGGTCCTGGAGGCCCTGAGATGA